Proteins encoded together in one Bactrocera neohumeralis isolate Rockhampton chromosome 4, APGP_CSIRO_Bneo_wtdbg2-racon-allhic-juicebox.fasta_v2, whole genome shotgun sequence window:
- the LOC126756401 gene encoding uncharacterized protein LOC126756401, which translates to MVNTITFSIIIFLNVLTLGASETIDRTCLLMTTVKWVDVCHGTITNEMKLKYKDQLTNIGTPFKIMISENADVGFLVTFYDSYLRNCSSLRVDSNSVAMCENKGNYTIKRSMIHCFEFYLFYADELTRICYDPADSKTRQAPPIRFTALHYAYKPPIEAGQAGLDIGMKWVFWSITAILVWIM; encoded by the coding sequence ATGGTAAACACAATTACGTTTAGCATTATAATATTCTTAAATGTGCTGACTTTGGGCGCGAGTGAAACGATCGATCGTACCTGTTTGCTTATGACAACCGTAAAATGGGTTGATGTGTGCCACGGAACTATAACGAACGAGATGAAACTTAAATACAAAGATCAATTGACAAACATTGGCACACCCTTCAAAATAATGATCTCCGAAAATGCAGACGTGGGCTTTCTGGTGACTTTCTATGATTCGTATCTACGAAATTGTAGCTCGCTTCGTGTCGACAGTAATTCGGTGGCCATGTGCGAAAATAAGGGGAACTATACGATAAAGAGATCTATGATTCACTGTTTTGAATTTTATCTCTTTTATGCAGATGAATTGACGCGAATATGCTACGATCCGGCTGATTCGAAGACACGACAAGCACCCCCAATTCGATTTACAGCACTTCATTATGCATACAAACCACCGATTGAAGCAGGTCAAGCTGGCTTAGATATAGGAATGAAGTGGGTATTTTGGTCAATCACCGCTATTCTGGTGTGGATAATGTAA
- the LOC126756402 gene encoding uncharacterized protein LOC126756402, producing RRLNGQMISSFANFVLFICSLCTVTDAAKLRESCEPLLNSTWIHLCNGVITKEIKIKYKDQLTTVGTPYKIMTLAKQGEASLITFFDSEIQNSTWIAINKNMTITLARSKEIKMKPKMFYCFNFGLEYMSDLLNLCFDQADTLAKLKCHCLYTVLHYSYMPPLVSAQVRLNADSAFAVVFMLVALFMSLIQMNRNHL from the coding sequence AGAAGACTCAACGGTCAAATGATTAGTAGTTTCGCAAATTTTGTGCTTTTTATCTGCAGTCTGTGCACTGTGACAGATGCAGCAAAGCTGAGGGAAAGCTGTGAGCCGCTCCTGAACTCAACTTGGATACATCTGTGCAATGGCGttataacaaaagaaataaaaatcaaatataaagaTCAGTTGACCACAGTCGGTACACCTTATAAGATTATGACCTTGGCAAAGCAAGGCGAAGCTTCCCTGATCACCTTCTTCGATTCGGAAATACAGAATAGCACTTGGATcgcaatcaataaaaatatgacGATTACATTAGCGAGAAGCAAGGAGATCAAAATGAAACCAAAGATGTTTTATTGCTTCAATTTCGGCCTGGAATATATGTCTGATTTACTGAATCTGTGTTTCGACCAAGCTGATACTTTGGCAAAACTGAAATGCCATTGTTTATATACGGTACTGCATTATAGCTACATGCCACCGCTGGTTTCGGCACAAGTTCGTTTGAATGCCGATAGCGCCTTCGCTGTTGTTTTTATGCTAGTAGCTTTGTTTATGAGCTTAATTCAAATGAACAGAAAtcatttatga